Proteins encoded together in one Quercus lobata isolate SW786 chromosome 3, ValleyOak3.0 Primary Assembly, whole genome shotgun sequence window:
- the LOC115980123 gene encoding bifunctional TH2 protein, mitochondrial-like isoform X1, whose translation MRFLFSLKAPIKPLLPHYLSTRLLSSSRFNNSPTSMAIPPHPSAKSVAAVDSEVGLAKRSWIKFRRESVLALYTPFVLCLASGNLSVETFRHYIAQDVYFLRAFAQAYELAEECADDDDAKISISELRKAVLEELKMHNSFVQEWGSDLAKESSVNSATVKYTDFLLATASGKVEGVKGPGKLATPFEKTKVAAYTLGAMTPCMRLYAYLGKELEALLDLYEGSHPYRKWIENYSSEGFQASAVQTEDLLDKLSVSLTGEELDIIEKLYHQAMKLEIDLFSAQPVVQPTVVPLTKQHNPAEDRLMLFSDFDLTCTVVDSSAILAEIAIVTVPKSDQIQPENQLARMSSADLRNTWGLLSRQYTEEFEQCIESIMPPEKVDKFKYEDLRKALEQLSDFEKRANDRVIESGVLKGLNHEDIKRAGERLILQDGCTTFFQKVVKNVNLNANVHVLSYCWCGDLIRSAFSSAGDLLELNIHSNEFTFIESISTGEIDKKVESPIDKVQAFKNILNNCSNDRRNLTVYIGDSIGDLLCLLEADIGIVIGSSSSLRKVASQFGVSFVPLFPGLVKKQKECGEGESSSWKGLSGILYTVSSWAEIHAFILGC comes from the exons aTGCGCTTCCTCTTCTCCCTAAAAGCCCCAATCAAACCCCTTCTTCCTCACTACCTCTCAACTCGCCTCCTCTCCTCTTCTCGATTCAACAACTCGCCAACTTCAATGGCGATCCCTCCTCATCCTTCAGCAAAGTCCGTGGCGGCAGTGGACTCCGAGGTGGGTCTGGCCAAACGATCCTGGATCAAGTTCCGCAGAGAATCGGTGCTCGCTCTCTACACGCCTTTCGTTCTCTGTTTGGCTTCTGGGAATCTCAGTGTCGAGACTTTCCGCCATTACATCGCTCAAGATGTCTACTTTCTCCGCGCTTTTGCTCAAGC GTATGAGTTAGCAGAAGAGTGTGcggatgatgatgatgcaaaAATTTCGATCTCTGAATTGAGGAAGGCAGTTCTAGAGGAGCTGAAAATGCATAATTCATTTGTACAG GAATGGGGTTCAGACCTTGCAAAAGAGAGCTCTGTTAACTCTGCAACAGTGAAGTACACAGATTTCTTGTTGGCAACAGCCTCTGGGAAAGTGGAAGGAGTAAAAGGTCCTGGTAAACTTGCAACTCCTTTTGAAAAGACAAAAGTTGCTGCATACACTCTGGGTGCCATGACACCATGCATGAGGTTGTATGCCTATCTGGGGAAGGAGTTGGAGGCACTTTTAGATCTTTATGAAGGCAGTCACCCTTACAGGAAGTGGATTGAAAATTATTCGTCTGAAGGTTTTCAG GCATCAGCTGTGCAAACTGAAGACTTGCTCGATAAACTTAGTGTGTCTTTGACAGGAGAAGAGCTTGACATCATTGAAAAGCTCTATCACCAAGCCATGAAACTAGAAATAGACTTGTTCTCTGCTCAGCCAGTTGTTCAGCCCACTGTTGTTCCTCTGACCAAACAGCATAACCCTGCAGAGGACCGCCTTATGCTATTTTCTGATTTTGATCTGACGTGCACTGTTGTTGATTCCTCTGCCATTTTGGCAGAAATTGCAATAGTAACAGTGCCAAAATCTGATCAGATTCAACCTGAAAATCAACTTGCTCGGATGTCATCAGCTGATCTTAGGAACACATGGGGCCTTCTTTCCAGGCAGTACACAGAAGAGTTTGAGCAATGCATAGAAAGCATTATGCCCCCTGAGAAAG TTGATAAATTCAAGTATGAAGATCTACGAAAAGCACTTGAACAACTCTCGGATTTTGAGAAAAGGGCAAATGATAGAGTAATAGAGTCTGGGGTACTGAAGGGTCTAAATCATGAAGACATAAAACGAGCTGGTGAACGTCTTATTCTTCAAGATGGTTGTACTACTTTCTTTCAGAAAGTTGTAAAGAATGTAAATTTGAATGCAAATGTCCATGTACTTTCATACTGTTGGTGTGGTGATCTCATTAGGTCAGCTTTTTCATCAG CAGGGGATTTACTTGAGCTGAATATACATTCAAATGAGTTCACTTTTATAGAATCCATTTCCACTGGTGAGATTGATAAGAAGGTCGAGTCTCCCATTGACAAAGTTCAAgcttttaagaatattttaaataattgcAGCAATGACAGAAGGAACTTGACTGTTTACATTGGAGACTCAATTGGTGACTTGCTTTGTCTGCTTGAGGCAGATATAGGAATTGTGATTGGGTCAAGTTCAAGCCTTAGAAAAGTGGCAAGTCAGTTCGGTGTTTCTTTTGTCCCATTGTTCCCTGGCTTAGTTAAGAAACAGAAAGAATGTGGTGAAGGAGAGTCTTCTAGTTGGAAGGGGCTATCTGGCATTCTTTACACAGTATCTAGTTGGGCTGAAATACATGCCTTCATTTTGGGTTGCTAG
- the LOC115980123 gene encoding bifunctional TH2 protein, mitochondrial-like isoform X2, which yields MRFLFSLKAPIKPLLPHYLSTRLLSSSRFNNSPTSMAIPPHPSAKSVAAVDSEVGLAKRSWIKFRRESVLALYTPFVLCLASGNLSVETFRHYIAQDVYFLRAFAQAYELAEECADDDDAKISISELRKAVLEELKMHNSFVQEWGSDLAKESSVNSATVKYTDFLLATASGKVEGVKGPGKLATPFEKTKVAAYTLGAMTPCMRLYAYLGKELEALLDLYEGSHPYRKWIENYSSEGFQASAVQTEDLLDKLSVSLTGEELDIIEKLYHQAMKLEIDLFSAQPVVQPTVVPLTKQHNPAEDRLMLFSDFDLTCTVVDSSAILAEIAIVTVPKSDQIQPENQLARMSSADLRNTWGLLSRQYTEEFEQCIESIMPPEKVDKFKYEDLRKALEQLSDFEKRANDRVIESGVLKGLNHEDIKRAGERLILQDGCTTFFQKVVKNVNLNANVHVLSYCWCGDLIRSAFSSGDLLELNIHSNEFTFIESISTGEIDKKVESPIDKVQAFKNILNNCSNDRRNLTVYIGDSIGDLLCLLEADIGIVIGSSSSLRKVASQFGVSFVPLFPGLVKKQKECGEGESSSWKGLSGILYTVSSWAEIHAFILGC from the exons aTGCGCTTCCTCTTCTCCCTAAAAGCCCCAATCAAACCCCTTCTTCCTCACTACCTCTCAACTCGCCTCCTCTCCTCTTCTCGATTCAACAACTCGCCAACTTCAATGGCGATCCCTCCTCATCCTTCAGCAAAGTCCGTGGCGGCAGTGGACTCCGAGGTGGGTCTGGCCAAACGATCCTGGATCAAGTTCCGCAGAGAATCGGTGCTCGCTCTCTACACGCCTTTCGTTCTCTGTTTGGCTTCTGGGAATCTCAGTGTCGAGACTTTCCGCCATTACATCGCTCAAGATGTCTACTTTCTCCGCGCTTTTGCTCAAGC GTATGAGTTAGCAGAAGAGTGTGcggatgatgatgatgcaaaAATTTCGATCTCTGAATTGAGGAAGGCAGTTCTAGAGGAGCTGAAAATGCATAATTCATTTGTACAG GAATGGGGTTCAGACCTTGCAAAAGAGAGCTCTGTTAACTCTGCAACAGTGAAGTACACAGATTTCTTGTTGGCAACAGCCTCTGGGAAAGTGGAAGGAGTAAAAGGTCCTGGTAAACTTGCAACTCCTTTTGAAAAGACAAAAGTTGCTGCATACACTCTGGGTGCCATGACACCATGCATGAGGTTGTATGCCTATCTGGGGAAGGAGTTGGAGGCACTTTTAGATCTTTATGAAGGCAGTCACCCTTACAGGAAGTGGATTGAAAATTATTCGTCTGAAGGTTTTCAG GCATCAGCTGTGCAAACTGAAGACTTGCTCGATAAACTTAGTGTGTCTTTGACAGGAGAAGAGCTTGACATCATTGAAAAGCTCTATCACCAAGCCATGAAACTAGAAATAGACTTGTTCTCTGCTCAGCCAGTTGTTCAGCCCACTGTTGTTCCTCTGACCAAACAGCATAACCCTGCAGAGGACCGCCTTATGCTATTTTCTGATTTTGATCTGACGTGCACTGTTGTTGATTCCTCTGCCATTTTGGCAGAAATTGCAATAGTAACAGTGCCAAAATCTGATCAGATTCAACCTGAAAATCAACTTGCTCGGATGTCATCAGCTGATCTTAGGAACACATGGGGCCTTCTTTCCAGGCAGTACACAGAAGAGTTTGAGCAATGCATAGAAAGCATTATGCCCCCTGAGAAAG TTGATAAATTCAAGTATGAAGATCTACGAAAAGCACTTGAACAACTCTCGGATTTTGAGAAAAGGGCAAATGATAGAGTAATAGAGTCTGGGGTACTGAAGGGTCTAAATCATGAAGACATAAAACGAGCTGGTGAACGTCTTATTCTTCAAGATGGTTGTACTACTTTCTTTCAGAAAGTTGTAAAGAATGTAAATTTGAATGCAAATGTCCATGTACTTTCATACTGTTGGTGTGGTGATCTCATTAGGTCAGCTTTTTCATCAG GGGATTTACTTGAGCTGAATATACATTCAAATGAGTTCACTTTTATAGAATCCATTTCCACTGGTGAGATTGATAAGAAGGTCGAGTCTCCCATTGACAAAGTTCAAgcttttaagaatattttaaataattgcAGCAATGACAGAAGGAACTTGACTGTTTACATTGGAGACTCAATTGGTGACTTGCTTTGTCTGCTTGAGGCAGATATAGGAATTGTGATTGGGTCAAGTTCAAGCCTTAGAAAAGTGGCAAGTCAGTTCGGTGTTTCTTTTGTCCCATTGTTCCCTGGCTTAGTTAAGAAACAGAAAGAATGTGGTGAAGGAGAGTCTTCTAGTTGGAAGGGGCTATCTGGCATTCTTTACACAGTATCTAGTTGGGCTGAAATACATGCCTTCATTTTGGGTTGCTAG